One window of the Nicotiana tabacum cultivar K326 chromosome 4, ASM71507v2, whole genome shotgun sequence genome contains the following:
- the LOC107772422 gene encoding embryo-specific protein ATS3B: MIRGPALLFLLVITVASITYGAQASRSIVFLPQPLSSLDIINTTSNQNARCSFTVSIRTSCSSPALTRDQISLSFGDAYGNQVYAPRLDDPSSRAFERCSKDTYTVYGPCTYQICYVYLYRSGYDGWIPYDVTIYGYHTKAVTFTYNVGIPSDTWYGHNYCRSRAVKSAQNLGWSLLSIGSTMLYTIAGLLRG, from the exons ATGATCAGAGGACCGGCGCTACTCTTTCTTCTCGTTATCACCGTCGCGTCCATCACTTACGGTGCTCAAGCATCAAGATCCATTGTGTTTTTGCCCCAGCCTTTATCATCCCTCGACATAATCAACACCACTTCGAACCAG AATGCCCGCTGTTCATTTACGGTGAGCATAAGGACAAGCTGCTCTTCTCCTGCACTCACCAGAGACCAAATTAGTCTATCCTTTGGTGATGCTTATGGAAATCAG GTTTATGCGCCGAGACTAGATGATCCGTCAAGCAGGGCTTTTGAGCGGTGTTCAAAGGATACATACACGGTATACGGTCCATGTACGTATCAGATCTGTTATGTGTACCTGTACAGGAGTGGATACGATGGGTGGATACCGTATGATGTTACTATCTACGGCTACCACACCAAAGCTGTCACCTTCACCTACAATGTTGGCATCCCTAGTGACACTTGGTACGGTCATAATTACTGTCGTTCTCGCGCTGTAAAATCTGCACAGAACTTGGGCTGGAGCTTGCTTTCTATTGGTTCCACTATGCTGTACACAATAGCTGGCCTGCTTCGTGGTTAG
- the LOC107772431 gene encoding uncharacterized protein LOC107772431, which translates to MLLAVLFANSEGNILVERFNGVPAEERLHWRSFLVKLGAENLKGVKNEELLVACHKSVYIVYTVLGDVSIYIVGKDEYDELALSEAIFVITSAIKDVCGKPPTERSFLDKYGKICLVLDEIVWTGLLENIDKDRIKRLVRLKPPTEF; encoded by the exons ATGCTTTTGGCTGTCTTATTTGCTAACTCCGAGGGCAATATCCTCGTCGAACG TTTTAATGGAGTACCAGCAGAGGAGCGTCTGCATTGGAGGTCTTTCTTAGTTAAGCTGGGTGCGGAGAATCTTAAAGGGGTCAAGAATGAAGAACTCCTAGTGGCTTGCCACAA GTCTGTTTACATTGTATACACGGTACTTGGAGATGTCAGCATATATATTGTAGGAAAGGATGAGTATGATGAACTTGCCT TGTCTGAAGCAATTTTTGTAATAACATCTGCTATCAAGGATGTTTGTGGAAAACCTCCAACAGAGAGATCCTTCCTGGACAAGTATGGAAAGATTTGCCTGGTTCTGGATGAAATTGTGTGGACG GGGTTGCTGGAAAACATTGACAAAGATAGAATCAAGAGACTTGTTAGGTTGAAACCACCAACAGAGTTCTGA